A window of the Myxococcota bacterium genome harbors these coding sequences:
- a CDS encoding single-stranded DNA-binding protein gives MASVNKVIIVGNVGRDPELRYTQSGQPVASFSIATNERFKDRDGNWKDRTEWHRIVAWARLAEICGEYLRKGSQVYVEGRIQTRDWEDKEGNKRQTTEIVALSMQMLGRRGEGGGPMGGSDDSQARGGGDDPLSQAGGGGGGGADDEIPF, from the coding sequence GGGACCCGGAGCTGCGGTACACGCAGAGCGGACAGCCCGTCGCGAGTTTCTCGATCGCGACCAACGAGCGGTTCAAGGACCGCGACGGCAACTGGAAGGACCGCACCGAGTGGCACCGCATCGTGGCCTGGGCGCGGCTCGCGGAGATCTGCGGTGAGTATCTCCGCAAGGGCAGCCAGGTCTACGTGGAAGGCCGCATCCAGACGCGCGACTGGGAAGACAAGGAAGGGAACAAGCGGCAGACCACCGAGATCGTCGCGCTGAGCATGCAGATGCTCGGCCGGCGCGGCGAAGGCGGCGGCCCGATGGGCGGCTCCGACGACAGCCAGGCGCGCGGCGGCGGCGACGACCCGCTCTCGCAAGCCGGTGGCGGCGGCGGCGGCGGCGCGGACGACGAGATCCCGTTCTAG